The window TCTCATTTGCTGTATCCTCAGGATGGTTTGTGATGTTTATAAGTATTTGCACCGCATTATAGAAGGTGTGACGCCCGACGAATAGTCGCCATTTTGTTACCGCTCGTAATTTTTTCTCTTATTACTGATCCATATCAGGAACTTCACTTGAAAAAAAACAAAACGAAATAAAAAGTGCTCTATTTGTTAACAAGTTAGTTACGTAAGCGGTTCCATAATTGACCAATCCATTCATGCAATGCCATTTCAGAATACATAAGATAACGTCCGGACGGTAAATAACCATAGGCCGGAACCGCCAATTGTTGCTCTCTGCCTACATATTGGGCCGGTGCCGGGATCGGGTTCATACCTATCTGATGGAATAATGTCATAGCTCTGGGCATATGCGATGCGGAGGTAACAAGTGCTGTAGGACGGTCGGAAATTAGCTGACTGTCGCGCGCCACTTCCTCTTCTGTATCTCGGGCATTTTCAATCAATGTCATGTCATTGCGTGCTACGCCATTAGCTTCGGCGACACGGGCGTACATCTCTGCACCAGAAATTGGGTCGCCAGCAATGCTGCCGGAAAAAATCATATGAGCCTTGGGGTTCAGCCGTTTTATGCGCAAGGCTTCTTGTATTCGTGCACTAGCGGCTTCAGTGAGCTGGCTCGCTAAAGGCACCGATGGATCAGAGACATGCCCATGACCTAACACAATAATAAAATCGACAGGCTGTTGGTCGGGAAAAGCGGGGTACATTTGTTCTAACGGGCGATTTAATTCCACGCTGACCGGGCGGATTGAAAAAGTGATCAAGAGAATGGTTGCCACAGAAACGAGTAACTTTCCACTTTTCTGCCAGCGTGTCAGCCACAATAAAAATAAGCCAATAAAAAGCAGTACAGCACAAAAAGGCAGCGGCATTAGCAGTAGCCCTAGCCATTTTTTAAGCATAAAAAGCATATCTTTATCCCGAATTGACGATCAAAATTCCACGTTTTCGCGGCTTATGACAGAATAGCGGCCCTTTTCCATCAGATACAGCAGAATAACCTTTATGTCAGATCACTCTTTTGATGGGCTGTCAGAGAAATTTGCACAGAACATCTATGCCACTAGTAAAGGAAAGATCCGTACCGCGGTTGTCTGGCGAGATCTGGAACAGGGGCTGGCGCGCTTTGGCAATCAGCGGTTACGTATTTTAGATGCCGGTGGTGGCTTTGGCTTTTTTGCACAAAAATTAGCGGCTCTGGGGCATGATGTCACATTATGTGACCTGTCTGCCGATATGCTGGAACTGGCGAAAGAGCAAATTGCTGAAAAAGGGCTGACTGAACGAATTCGTCTGGTGCATTGCTCTATTCAGGATTTGCCAGAGCATGTCGATGGCACATTTGATTTTGTGCTGTGTCATGCCGTGGTGGAATGGCTGGCCGATCCAAAATCGACGTTGATGGGTTTGCTGCACTATTTGAAACCGGGCGGGCTGTTTTCTCTGCTGTTTTACAACCGTGATGCGTTGCTGTTTCAAAGTTTGGTCGTGGGGAATTTTGACTACATCCGTGCTGGTCTGGTAAAAAAACGGCAGCAAAAACTAACACCGACCAACCCGCAAACACCAGCCGATGTCTATCAATGGCTGGCGGAGTGGCAGATGCCACTGTTGTGT of the uncultured Tolumonas sp. genome contains:
- the elyC gene encoding envelope biogenesis factor ElyC, producing MLFMLKKWLGLLLMPLPFCAVLLFIGLFLLWLTRWQKSGKLLVSVATILLITFSIRPVSVELNRPLEQMYPAFPDQQPVDFIIVLGHGHVSDPSVPLASQLTEAASARIQEALRIKRLNPKAHMIFSGSIAGDPISGAEMYARVAEANGVARNDMTLIENARDTEEEVARDSQLISDRPTALVTSASHMPRAMTLFHQIGMNPIPAPAQYVGREQQLAVPAYGYLPSGRYLMYSEMALHEWIGQLWNRLRN
- a CDS encoding methyltransferase domain-containing protein, with translation MSDHSFDGLSEKFAQNIYATSKGKIRTAVVWRDLEQGLARFGNQRLRILDAGGGFGFFAQKLAALGHDVTLCDLSADMLELAKEQIAEKGLTERIRLVHCSIQDLPEHVDGTFDFVLCHAVVEWLADPKSTLMGLLHYLKPGGLFSLLFYNRDALLFQSLVVGNFDYIRAGLVKKRQQKLTPTNPQTPADVYQWLAEWQMPLLCRSGVRVIHDYMRHKEDQHKKFSDLLEMELRYCQQEPFVHLGRYMHVLASKPCQ